The Brachybacterium huguangmaarense genome contains a region encoding:
- the pulA gene encoding pullulanase-type alpha-1,6-glucosidase — protein sequence MSSLTVPAAAPNVRAAHSPSAQTSTRAQDALPLRLAHFLDAHTIALPPEHRNGAVAWELHGAPAGGMRLHRGAVNGGRLLAALVPDAAGLREEQLRVRRHLVDYDALHVRRDGVPLARATLETALTGQLLVIGRDGTGRIVSVLGLQTAGVLDDLYAERVLAHDDLGPRFTRGVPTLTVWAPTATAVRLVLFEDGDGEGAAELIAMTRRDDGCWQVTGTAAWRDRAYLFEVDVLDVDRIRPCTHRVTDPYSVGLTVDSEHSVLVDLCDPAWSDAQWASAPAPRCKRQAQQTIYELHIRDFSIADRTVPAADRGTYGAFTRTDSAGMRHLRSLADAGLTTVHLLPCFDVASIPERRSAQQEAHIPPGARPDSSTQQAAVAAVAAHDGYNWGYDPFHFLAPEGSYAREGRQSGGARTAEFRCMVGALHAAGLQVVLDQVFNHTDGAGHARTSVLDKVVPGYYHRLCREGRIETSTCCQNVATEHALAGKLMVDAVVLWARHYRVDGFRFDLMGHHSRENMLAVRAALDALTLERDGVDGRGVYLYGEGWNFGEVADNARFTQAVQSQLDGTGIGAFNDRLRDAVLGGGPMDADKRAEQGFATGCLLEPNGHQHGSEAEQRALLAHQSDLVRLSLAGNLRDLRLRGADGRTITGGELRYAGQAAGFATSPEESVNYVDAHDNETLYDTLVWKLPADISADDRVRMNVLALATTALGQSPSFWHAGTELLRSKSMDRDSFDSGDHFNAFDPTGARHGFGRGLPPAPSNQQSWHLMRPLLADPSLRMGPERIVGAAEMCRDLLRMRASTPLFTLGAAALVHAKVSFPFSGPDAVPGVIAMLIDDTRGPRIDPLLDAVLTVFNAGPRDVTLPLVSDMADGLELSEVQRRGADPVVKRAVCSEGEIRVPARTVAVFCRPARH from the coding sequence TTGTCCTCCCTGACCGTGCCCGCCGCCGCGCCGAACGTCCGCGCGGCGCACTCCCCCTCCGCCCAGACCTCGACGCGCGCGCAGGACGCGCTCCCCCTGCGCCTCGCGCACTTCCTCGACGCGCACACGATCGCGCTCCCGCCGGAGCATCGCAACGGGGCGGTGGCGTGGGAGCTGCACGGCGCGCCCGCGGGCGGCATGCGCCTGCATCGCGGCGCCGTGAACGGCGGTCGTCTGCTCGCTGCGCTCGTGCCCGACGCCGCGGGGCTGCGGGAGGAGCAGCTGCGGGTGCGCCGCCACCTCGTCGACTACGACGCGCTGCACGTGCGTCGCGACGGCGTGCCGCTGGCCCGGGCCACGCTCGAGACGGCCCTGACCGGGCAGCTGCTCGTCATCGGCCGCGACGGCACCGGCCGCATCGTGTCCGTGCTCGGCCTGCAGACCGCGGGGGTGCTCGACGACCTCTATGCCGAGCGCGTCCTGGCGCACGACGACCTCGGACCCCGGTTCACCCGCGGCGTGCCCACCCTGACGGTGTGGGCGCCGACGGCCACGGCGGTCCGGCTGGTCCTGTTCGAGGACGGCGACGGCGAGGGCGCGGCCGAGCTGATCGCGATGACGCGGCGCGACGACGGGTGCTGGCAGGTGACGGGCACGGCCGCGTGGCGGGATCGCGCGTACCTGTTCGAGGTCGACGTGCTCGACGTCGACCGCATCCGTCCGTGCACGCACCGCGTCACCGACCCGTACTCGGTGGGGCTGACGGTGGACTCCGAGCACAGCGTGCTCGTGGACCTGTGCGATCCGGCCTGGAGCGACGCGCAGTGGGCGTCGGCGCCCGCGCCGCGCTGCAAGCGACAGGCCCAGCAGACCATCTACGAGCTGCACATCCGGGACTTCTCGATCGCGGACCGGACCGTGCCGGCCGCCGACCGCGGCACCTACGGCGCGTTCACGCGGACGGACTCGGCGGGCATGCGCCATCTGCGCTCGCTCGCGGACGCGGGGCTGACCACCGTCCACCTCCTGCCCTGCTTCGACGTCGCGAGCATCCCGGAGCGCCGCTCGGCCCAGCAGGAGGCACACATCCCCCCGGGGGCGCGACCCGACTCGAGCACCCAGCAGGCGGCGGTCGCCGCGGTCGCCGCCCACGACGGCTACAACTGGGGCTACGACCCCTTCCACTTCCTCGCGCCCGAGGGCAGCTATGCGCGCGAGGGCCGCCAGAGCGGTGGCGCCCGCACCGCGGAGTTCCGCTGCATGGTCGGCGCCCTCCACGCCGCCGGCCTGCAGGTAGTGCTCGACCAGGTCTTCAACCACACCGACGGGGCCGGTCACGCGCGCACCTCGGTGCTCGACAAGGTGGTGCCGGGCTACTACCACCGGCTGTGCCGCGAGGGCCGCATCGAGACCTCGACCTGCTGCCAGAACGTCGCGACCGAGCACGCGCTGGCGGGCAAGCTCATGGTCGACGCGGTCGTGCTGTGGGCGCGGCACTATCGCGTCGACGGCTTCCGCTTCGACCTGATGGGCCACCACAGCCGCGAGAACATGCTCGCCGTGCGCGCCGCCCTCGACGCGCTCACGCTCGAGCGCGACGGCGTGGACGGCCGCGGCGTCTACCTGTACGGCGAGGGCTGGAACTTCGGCGAGGTGGCCGACAACGCCCGCTTCACCCAGGCCGTCCAGAGCCAGCTCGACGGCACGGGCATCGGCGCCTTCAACGACCGGCTGCGGGACGCCGTGCTCGGCGGGGGCCCGATGGACGCCGACAAGCGCGCCGAGCAGGGTTTCGCGACCGGCTGCCTGCTCGAGCCCAACGGCCACCAGCACGGCTCCGAGGCGGAGCAGCGCGCGCTGCTGGCCCACCAGAGCGACCTCGTGCGGCTGTCGCTCGCGGGCAACCTGCGCGACCTCCGCCTGCGCGGCGCGGACGGGCGCACGATCACGGGCGGCGAGCTGCGCTACGCCGGCCAGGCGGCGGGCTTCGCGACGAGCCCCGAGGAGTCCGTCAACTACGTCGACGCGCACGACAACGAGACCCTCTACGACACGCTCGTCTGGAAGCTGCCCGCGGACATCTCCGCCGACGACCGGGTGCGGATGAACGTGCTCGCGCTCGCGACCACGGCGCTGGGCCAGTCGCCGTCGTTCTGGCACGCCGGCACCGAGCTGCTGAGATCGAAGTCGATGGACCGCGACTCCTTCGACTCCGGCGACCACTTCAACGCCTTCGACCCCACCGGAGCCCGTCACGGCTTCGGTCGAGGGCTGCCGCCCGCCCCGAGCAACCAGCAGTCGTGGCACCTGATGCGGCCGCTCCTCGCCGACCCGTCGCTGCGCATGGGGCCTGAGCGGATCGTCGGCGCCGCCGAGATGTGCCGCGACCTGCTGCGCATGCGCGCCTCCACCCCGCTGTTCACGCTTGGTGCCGCCGCGCTCGTCCACGCCAAGGTCTCCTTCCCGTTCAGCGGTCCCGACGCCGTGCCCGGCGTGATCGCGATGCTCATCGACGACACCCGAGGACCCAGGATCGACCCGCTCCTCGACGCCGTGCTCACGGTGTTCAACGCCGGTCCCCGCGACGTGACGCTCCCGCTGGTAAGCGACATGGCCGACGGGCTCGAGCTGTCGGAGGTCCAGCGCCGCGGCGCCGACCCGGTCGTGAAGCGGGCGGTGTGCAGCGAGGGCGAGATCCGCGTGCCGGCACGCACGGTCGCCGTCTTCTGCCGGCCCGCGCGGCACTAG
- a CDS encoding siderophore-interacting protein, producing MSSDAGRSTPGHDPHPDATPRRDAGKGKGKRPQVVLEVLGKTRVTPNLMRILLGGEQIDQLAYNDSTDKYVKLLLADPSSGLTPPYDLDALRESSPELLPALRTYTVRSWDRQTGKIALDFVLHGDGELDGIAARWADSALPGDLVAMRGAGGGYAPDPAATSHLLIGDHSALPAIASALEAMAEDARGLALIHLDHAEDSLNLAAPDGLEVRYLIGEREQLVEAVTALDVPDPEGVQVFAHGERGIVKQLRRELVKVKRIPRDRVSISAYWALGRIEDQFQAEKREPIGQIDD from the coding sequence ATGAGCTCCGATGCAGGACGCAGCACTCCCGGACACGATCCGCACCCTGACGCCACCCCCCGGCGCGACGCGGGCAAGGGCAAGGGCAAGCGCCCCCAGGTGGTCCTCGAGGTGCTCGGCAAGACGCGCGTCACCCCCAACCTCATGCGGATCCTGCTGGGCGGCGAGCAGATCGACCAGCTCGCGTACAACGACTCGACCGACAAGTACGTCAAGCTGCTCCTGGCCGACCCGTCGAGCGGCCTCACCCCGCCCTACGACCTCGACGCGCTGCGCGAGAGCTCCCCGGAGCTGCTGCCGGCGCTGCGCACCTACACGGTGCGCAGCTGGGACCGGCAGACCGGGAAGATCGCCCTCGACTTCGTGCTGCACGGCGACGGGGAGCTCGACGGCATCGCCGCCCGGTGGGCCGACAGCGCGCTCCCGGGCGACCTCGTCGCGATGCGCGGCGCCGGCGGCGGCTACGCACCGGATCCGGCCGCGACCTCCCACCTGCTCATCGGCGACCACTCCGCGTTGCCCGCGATCGCTTCGGCCCTCGAGGCCATGGCGGAGGACGCCCGCGGCCTCGCGCTCATCCACCTGGACCACGCCGAGGACTCCCTCAACCTCGCGGCGCCTGACGGCCTCGAGGTCCGCTACCTGATCGGGGAGCGCGAGCAGCTGGTCGAGGCCGTCACGGCCCTCGACGTGCCCGACCCCGAGGGGGTGCAGGTCTTCGCCCACGGCGAGCGCGGCATTGTCAAGCAGCTGCGCCGCGAGCTTGTGAAGGTCAAGAGGATCCCGCGGGACCGCGTGTCGATCTCCGCCTACTGGGCGCTCGGCCGCATCGAGGACCAGTTCCAGGCCGAGAAGCGCGAG